ATTTTCCGTTCAAAAGCGTGCTTTAATTTTTCCTGAAACCCTCTCTAACTAAGAAATTTAGTTTTATTTAGCAAGCTCTAGCTAAACCATTTGTTTGGAATTTCAAGGGGTTTGAAGAAGCTAAATGTACTGGTTAGTTATTTCTGCCAGCCTGCACTAGTTGCCACCTATGTCTTTGCTTTCGTCTTTGATTTAGGTTTGCTTGGGGTTTGGCTGGGTTCTACCTGTGATTGGGTGGTTCGTTGTTTCACGCTGGTGGTGATTTTTTCCCGAGGCAAATGGTACAAAGTTGCTGTGTAATAGCTTACAGTTCAGAATCTGGGATTAATTGCTTATCTTCCTAAGAGTTTGACTACGCCAATTCCCCCAAAGTATAAACTTAAAACTGCTCCTGCAAGAAGAGATTGGGTTAAGGGATCAGTAGAAGGGGTTAAAATTGCTCCTAATACCACTGAACCAAGAACCACATAACGCCATCCTGCAATCATTACGTTCGAGGAAACAATGCCTAAAAGTCCTAATAATACCTGAATAATGGGAATTTGAAAGGCTAAAGCGGTGCTAAATAGCAATAAGAGAACAAAGCGGAAATACAAATCAATTGACCACATTTGATCCACTACATCCTCACCATAGTTGATAAAGAACTTTAACGCGGCGGGAACAAGGGCATAATAAGCAAAGACTAATCCCACACCAAACAGTAAGGTTGACCCTACCATGACAGGAACTAAGAGGCGACGTTCCTTACGGGTTAAGCCAGGGAGGATGAATAACAAAATTTGATAGACAATGAAGGGACTGGCGATTAGTAAGCCACTATATCCTGCTACTTTAATGGAGACAAAGAAGTATTCTCCAGGGGCAAGTTGCAGAAATTTTACCCCTTGGGCTGGAACTTGCAGAATTTCTACAATCGGGCGCACAAAGATAAAACAACCAATAATTCCTACGCCAACAGCGATTAGGGAATAAAAAATGCGCCAACGGAGTTCTTCGAGATGGTCAAAAATTGACATCTCCTTTTCGTCGGGGATTTCGTTGAGATAGTCACTGTCAGCGCGATCGCGCTCTGTGGAAGT
This window of the Euhalothece natronophila Z-M001 genome carries:
- the tatC gene encoding twin-arginine translocase subunit TatC, producing MSPVETSTERDRADSDYLNEIPDEKEMSIFDHLEELRWRIFYSLIAVGVGIIGCFIFVRPIVEILQVPAQGVKFLQLAPGEYFFVSIKVAGYSGLLIASPFIVYQILLFILPGLTRKERRLLVPVMVGSTLLFGVGLVFAYYALVPAALKFFINYGEDVVDQMWSIDLYFRFVLLLLFSTALAFQIPIIQVLLGLLGIVSSNVMIAGWRYVVLGSVVLGAILTPSTDPLTQSLLAGAVLSLYFGGIGVVKLLGR